The Deinococcus puniceus genome segment GTGATTTTCAAAATGTTCTCGATCTGCTCCAAGAGTTCAAAGGGGTCTTGGGCGGGGCGATCCATCTTGTTCACAAAGGTCAGGATGGGAATGCCCCGGTTGCGGCACACCGCGAACAGCTTTTCGGTCTGCGTCTGCACCCCACGCGCCGCGTCCAGCACCATCAGGGCACTGTCGGCGGCGGTCAGGGTGCGGTAGGTGTCCTCGCTGAAATCTTGGTGTCCGGGCGTATCCAGCAGGTTGATGTGGCGGCCCGAAAACTCGAAGGTCAGTGCAGAACTCGAAATAGAAATGCCGCGCTGCTGCTCAATGCTCATCCAGTCGGACTTGGTGTGGGAGCGGCCTTCCTTGGCAGTCACGCTGCCTGCTTCCAGAATTGCGCCTCCGTACAACAACAGTTTTTCGGTAATGGTGGTTTTGCCCGCATCGGGATGAGAAATGATGGCAAAAGTGCGGCGGCGGGCAATCTCGGTGGTGAGGTTCTTGTCGGCCAACGCTGCGGCTTTTTCGGTGGCGGTGGGTTCGACAATCGTTTCTAAGACGGCTGGGTCTGGTGCGGTGGCCCCGTCCTGCACGTCGGGCTGGGTGGGAAGACTGGTCATAGGAACTCCTGCGGGCCTGATCGGTGCGGCCCGGATGATGAACTGTTGCTGGTTCTTGGGTTCTTGAGGCTGGGTGATCGCGCCTTCAACTCACGCTCGAGACAGTGCCGCTCACGTTGCGAGCCTCCGCAAAAGCGGGGAGGGTCTCCATTCCCGCTGCACTGTCTGTTTTTCGCCTCTCGCTTCGTTCGGCTCATCCAGAGATGAACAGCGAGGTCACTAGGTTGGCGTTAGGCGGCGCGTCATGCGCTCAGTATACCGCGTCAGGCTTCCGCGTCGGCGGGATCAATGCCGCACCACAGCATCAGGGTGACGCGGAGTCCCGCCACATCCAGCAAATTCATAGCTGCCAGAATCGCCGCCGTCACCTTCTCGCGGTCAGATGGGTCAGGATAAAACCCATTCGCTTCCAAGACGTTGAGCATGACCTGAAGGGCGGTGCGCTTGTTGCCGTCACTGAAGCCGTGATCGTGGGCTAAGGTGTAGCCAATCGCCGCCAATTTGGTGAAAAACGTGGGGTAGGCATCTTCGCCACCCAAAGAAGTGACGGGCTTGCTGACCGCACTTTCGATCACGCCGATATGGGCCACACCCGGACGGCCTTCCGACACTTCCAACACGTCGTCATGGAGTTCGAGGACGTATTTTTTGGTGGGGTAATCTATCCCTCGCTACCGGTAAAAGTAGGTGTTGGACAGTGGGCCAGCCATCCCCTACAACTTGGCGAGCGTCTGCAACACGCGGGCATTGCGCCTGACACTCTCTTTCATCTCGGCGCGGATCTCTGCTTCCGTGCGGGGCGGTTTAGATTCCCGCTTCACCTCTTGGGCACGCACGTAGTCTTGAGCTTGATCTTGTGAATTGTTGTTGACAGTCATCTTTTCCCCTCCCCCGCCGGACGGCGCTGTCCCCTACTATGCCACAGCCTGCGCCCCGGTTTTCTGACCACCTACACACTCTTCAGGGTCAATTCATTCAGGCCCATTCTTTCGGATGACGCGCTTAAATGAGAAGCGTGTTAGCGTAGCTCATGACCCCATCGGTGCGCCTGCCCAGCGCCATTATTGCTACCGCCATCGCGTCCGTCGCCTTTTTTGCCACCGGGTTTGTCGTCGTGCGGGGCCTTGCCGATGTGAAGAATGCCAGCGACGTGATCAATGTGACGGGCAGCGCCAAGCGCAACATCACCAGCGATCTAGCGGGATGGACGTTTACGGTTCGCAGCAGCGACGACAGCAATTTGCAGAATGCGTATAAGGCTTTTCAGGGGGCGCAGCCTGCCATAGACGCCTTTTTGCGGGCGCAGGCGTTTGCAACGTCCGAACTGCGGCGCGAACCAGTGAATGCGGGGCCGCAAAACTACACGGTCATCGAGGACGTGAACGGCGAAAACGCCGAAGTGGAGCGCACCCGTTATGTGGTCAGCCAGACGTTCCGGGTGCAGTCGGGCAACATTGCCAAGCTGCAAAGCGCGGTAAGTGCGGCAACGGCGGCCTTTGTAGATGCCAGCACAGGCGGCCTCAGCATCGAAAGCGGCGACGTGCAGTACCTGTACACCAAGCTGAGCGACGTGCGCGTGCAACTGCTGGAAGAAGCCAGCAAAGACGCCCAACGCCGCGCTCAGGCCATTGCCCAGAGTGCCGGAAACTCTATCGGGGCCGTGAAGAATGCCCGCGTGGGCGTGTTCCAGATCACGCCCCGCTTTGAAACCAGCGTGGAAGACACGGGCAGTTACGACACGACGGCGTTGGAAAAAGACGTGACGGCAGTGGTGGAGATTGACTTTGTGGTGAGGTGAAAGACCGTCTAAGGGTCGAGGGGCTGAGGGTCTAACAACGGCATTCGCTGACGCTCACTCACCGCCTCTTTAAGCCGAAGCGCCGGACTGACCCAGCACCTTAGACCCTAAACCTTTAAACCTCTCCAACCACCGCCCCAAACGCAGACAACGCCGCCTCCAACGTCCCCAAGCGCGCCGCGATCAGCGTTTGGGGATTTGTGTTGTAGCCGCCCGCCATGACCAGCACCAGCGGAATGCCGTGCAGGGCGGCCCAGCGGCACACGCGCTCATCTCGTTCGCGTACTCCGGCAGGCGTGAGGGCAAGGCGGCCCAACTGATCGCCTTCCAGCACATCGGCCCCGGCGAGGTAGAAGACAAAATCGGGGGCGAAAGCGTGCAGCGCAGGAAAAACCACGTCTTCCAACGCTGCCAAATACACCACGTCACCCGTGCCGTCGGGCAGGGCCACGTCCAGCCCACTGACCTCCTTCTGAAACGGGTAATTGTTGGCTCCATGCACGCTGACGGTGAAGACGCGGGGTTCGGCGGCGAAGATAGACGCCGTGCCGTTGCCCTGATGCACGTCCAGATCCACCACTGCAATCCGCGCCGCCCGGCCTTCATCTAACAACCACTGGGCGCTGATCGCCACGTCGTTGAGGAAGGAAAACCCCTCGGCGTGAGCGCGGTAGGCGTGGTGCGTGCCGCCGCCCAGATTGATGCCGAGGCCCAAGGTCAAAGCGTCCCCTGTGGCCGCCAAGGTTGCGCCGCTGCTGGCTAAGCCGCGCTCGACGACGGCAGGCGACCAAGCAAACCCCAGCGCCCGTTCTTCGGCCCGCGTGACCTCTCCAGCCCGCCAGCGGCGCAGATACTCGGCGTCGTGGACGCGCTCGGCCAAGGCCCATTCCAGCACCGGAGCGTACAGCAAGGGCAGCCTCTCCCCTGCTCCGGCCAGCAAGCTTGCGCGGAATTCGGCGGGCAAGAACTGACGGCGTGGGGCCGGGCCAGCCGCAAACGACGCGCCCAGAAAAGCCGTGAAGGCGCGGTAGGGATGCGGGAAGGTGTGCGGAGGAAGGGACACTGAATTCAGCCTATCCTGCGGGCATGGCCGTGACCCTGCGCCCACTTCGCCCCGGCGACGAACAGGCCGCCGTGCGCTGGGCCGCCGACCCGGAATTCTGCCTTGCCGCAGGCTGGACGCCCCACCTCGCCCCGCGTCTGATCAGCAAGCACTGGCAGCGCCTGATCGCCGGAACCGGGCCAGACTTTTTGCGGTTGGGAATAGAAGAAAACGGAGAACTCGTGGGCTATGTAGACCTTGCCAATAAGCTGGCGCACACGGCAGAACTGGGCGTGGCGATTGGCGAGCGGGCGCAGTGGGGGCGTGGGCTGGCGCATCAGGCGTGCAGGTTGCTGCTGGCACACGCATTTGGCCCGCTTGGACTACACACAGTCACGGCACAGGTTCACGCGCCCAATAGCCGTTCTCATCGGCTGATGCTGGGGCTGGGATTTGTTGAAGTGGGGCGGGCTGAGCCGGAACTTTACCGGGAGGAGTGGGTGGGGGTGGTGTGCTATCGGCTGGGGCGGGGGAGTTTTTTAGATTGTGGGTGAACCCCCCCGTTGCTCCGCAACGCCCCCCCTTAGAGGTGGGGACAAGTGCTGTTGCGCTCCCCTTAAGGGGGGTTGGCTGCGAAAGCAGACTGGGGGGTTCGCCCGGAACTGTCTATCTGACCCAACCCCACCCCTAGCCGTTCGGACAGGCCGCCGCCCCCACCATTCGCCCGGCGCAGATTTAGTCTGCTGGACGCATTCTATGGGCATGACGAATATAAATGACATGAGCAGGATTTCGGAAGGTTTAGCGGACGCCGCGCAAACGGCGGGACAATCTGTAGTGACCGTGTTGGGTGGACGCCCAGTGAGCGGCACAGTCGTAGCAGACGGACAAGTGTTGACGGCAGCCCACGTGCTGCACAGCGATGAAGTGAAAGTCCGCACGGCAGACGGGCGCGAACTGGCCGCCACTGTGGCAGGCCGTGACCCCTCCACCGACTTGGCGTTGCTGCGGGTGGAGGGGCTGAACTTGCCCGCGATGCCCGCCAGCACCGGAGCGCGAGTGGGCGAGTTGCTGCTGGGGGTGGGCCGCCCCATGCACGGCTTACAGGTGACGCTCGGGCTGATGGAACGGGCCGCCCCGCCCGAACGTGGCCCGATGCGCGGCTGGCTGGAAGCCGGGGCCGCCCCGTTTCGCGGCGTGACCGGGGGCGCACTCGTAGACACACGCGGCGGCTTGGTGGGCCTTTTGAACGCGGGCGTCAGCCGGGGCACCCTGCTGGCCGTACCCGCAGCCCGCGCCCTGCGGGTGGCCGACCTGCTGAACACGGCGGGCCGCGTGCCGCGTGGGTATCTGGGAGTGGCAACACAGCCGGTTCATTTTCCTGATGCTCAACAGTCGGACACGCAAACCGGGCCACAGGCCGAAGCAGGGAGCGAAGCCCAACCTGAAGAACGCGGCGGGCGCGGCGAACATGGCCCACGCCGGGGAGCCGGACGGGGCGAGCGCGGTAGGGAGAGTCGCGGCTGGGGAGGACGCGGCGGCCAACAGCGTGGGCGAATTGGCCTGACGGTGGTGCAGGTGGAAACGGGCAGCCCTGCCGCCAACGCAGGACTCTTGGTCGGTGACGTGCTGCTGGCGCTGGACGGTGAGGCCGTGCGGCATCCCGGCGAACTGCTGGCGCTGGTGCGCGAGCGGGCCGGAGAAATGCTCGCTGTGCGGGTGCTGCGCGGCGGCCAAGAAACCGACGTGACCGTGACTGTGGGAGAACGCTGAGCTTTTTGCCCCGGCCACAGCCCGTGCGCGTAGCATCAGCTATGGCCGAACCTGTTGCGTTGCCTGCCCATCTGCCGCCGTCGGTACGGGTAGCGGTGCAGTCGGCCATGCTGCGGGCCGGGATAGAAAGCCTGCTGGGAGCGGCAGGCCTGCTACGCTCCGAGGCCGAAAGTGCCGTGCTGATCGTAGACGATGCGTGGCTGGCCGACCCGGACGCGCTGGCCGACGCCTTGGCCGAGGGGGGGGCGATTGTGGCGCTGGGATCGGCGGAATGGGCCGCACTTCTGCCAGAACTGACGGGCGGCGGCTGGGCGGTGCTGAGTGCCGACGCCACTCCCGCCGAACTGTTGGCCGGGGTGCTGGGCGCGGCGGCGGGTTTGGTGGTGCTGCCCCCCGCGTTGCTGCACGCCCCGAACTCGCCAGCCGACGACATGGCCCCCGCGCCGTCCGATGTGACCCTGACCCCCCGCGAACACGACGTGTTGGTGCTGCTGGCCGAGGGCCTCAGCAACAAGCGGGCGGCGCGGGAACTGGGCGTCACCGAAAGCACCATCAAGTTTCATGTGGGGGCGCTGTATTCCAAGCTAGGCGTACAAAGCCGCGCCGGAGCGGTGGCACGCGGGATTGGTCTGGGGCTGGTGAGCGTGTGAGGCCAGCCGGTATGCTCAGCCATGCTCCCCCGCGAAGGCTTCAAACTGGTCGTGTTTGGCGACGTTCACGGCAATCTGCCCGCCCTGACTGCGGCGCTGACCGATATGGCACGGCAGGGAGCCGAGGCTTTTATCTGCTTAGGCGATGTGGCGATGGACGGCGCGTGGCCCGCCGAATGTATAGGGCGAATCGCGGCGCTGGGTTGCCCGGTGGTACGCGGCAACGCTGACCGAATGCTGCTGGAAGAAGCTACAGCCTTTGCCCCACGCGGTTTTCCCGACGAAGAAAAGCTGCACGCCATTGGCGAATGGGCCAGAACACAACTGGGCCGC includes the following:
- a CDS encoding type II toxin-antitoxin system death-on-curing family toxin, whose translation is MLEVSEGRPGVAHIGVIESAVSKPVTSLGGEDAYPTFFTKLAAIGYTLAHDHGFSDGNKRTALQVMLNVLEANGFYPDPSDREKVTAAILAAMNLLDVAGLRVTLMLWCGIDPADAEA
- a CDS encoding SIMPL domain-containing protein, translated to MTPSVRLPSAIIATAIASVAFFATGFVVVRGLADVKNASDVINVTGSAKRNITSDLAGWTFTVRSSDDSNLQNAYKAFQGAQPAIDAFLRAQAFATSELRREPVNAGPQNYTVIEDVNGENAEVERTRYVVSQTFRVQSGNIAKLQSAVSAATAAFVDASTGGLSIESGDVQYLYTKLSDVRVQLLEEASKDAQRRAQAIAQSAGNSIGAVKNARVGVFQITPRFETSVEDTGSYDTTALEKDVTAVVEIDFVVR
- a CDS encoding histone deacetylase family protein, with amino-acid sequence MSLPPHTFPHPYRAFTAFLGASFAAGPAPRRQFLPAEFRASLLAGAGERLPLLYAPVLEWALAERVHDAEYLRRWRAGEVTRAEERALGFAWSPAVVERGLASSGATLAATGDALTLGLGINLGGGTHHAYRAHAEGFSFLNDVAISAQWLLDEGRAARIAVVDLDVHQGNGTASIFAAEPRVFTVSVHGANNYPFQKEVSGLDVALPDGTGDVVYLAALEDVVFPALHAFAPDFVFYLAGADVLEGDQLGRLALTPAGVRERDERVCRWAALHGIPLVLVMAGGYNTNPQTLIAARLGTLEAALSAFGAVVGEV
- a CDS encoding GNAT family N-acetyltransferase, translating into MAVTLRPLRPGDEQAAVRWAADPEFCLAAGWTPHLAPRLISKHWQRLIAGTGPDFLRLGIEENGELVGYVDLANKLAHTAELGVAIGERAQWGRGLAHQACRLLLAHAFGPLGLHTVTAQVHAPNSRSHRLMLGLGFVEVGRAEPELYREEWVGVVCYRLGRGSFLDCG
- a CDS encoding S1C family serine protease, which codes for MTNINDMSRISEGLADAAQTAGQSVVTVLGGRPVSGTVVADGQVLTAAHVLHSDEVKVRTADGRELAATVAGRDPSTDLALLRVEGLNLPAMPASTGARVGELLLGVGRPMHGLQVTLGLMERAAPPERGPMRGWLEAGAAPFRGVTGGALVDTRGGLVGLLNAGVSRGTLLAVPAARALRVADLLNTAGRVPRGYLGVATQPVHFPDAQQSDTQTGPQAEAGSEAQPEERGGRGEHGPRRGAGRGERGRESRGWGGRGGQQRGRIGLTVVQVETGSPAANAGLLVGDVLLALDGEAVRHPGELLALVRERAGEMLAVRVLRGGQETDVTVTVGER
- a CDS encoding response regulator transcription factor, which produces MAEPVALPAHLPPSVRVAVQSAMLRAGIESLLGAAGLLRSEAESAVLIVDDAWLADPDALADALAEGGAIVALGSAEWAALLPELTGGGWAVLSADATPAELLAGVLGAAAGLVVLPPALLHAPNSPADDMAPAPSDVTLTPREHDVLVLLAEGLSNKRAARELGVTESTIKFHVGALYSKLGVQSRAGAVARGIGLGLVSV